A DNA window from Arachis duranensis cultivar V14167 chromosome 3, aradu.V14167.gnm2.J7QH, whole genome shotgun sequence contains the following coding sequences:
- the LOC107476586 gene encoding indole-3-acetic acid-induced protein ARG7, with the protein MSPSNGSSSKIRRIVRIRQMLMRWRKKAAGRAAADVPAGHVAVCVGPSMRRFIVRATQLNHPIFQKLLLQAEEEYGFCNHGPLAIPCDEELFEELLRVMTRPESVFSTSLEEFQRRCHVDFRSQGDGSGKKGGGRGESWPLLHDELIY; encoded by the coding sequence ATGTCGCCATCGAACGGAAGCAGCAGCAAGATCCGGCGAATAGTACGGATCCGGCAGATGCTAATGCGGTGGAGGAAGAAGGCGGCGGGTAGAGCGGCGGCGGACGTGCCGGCGGGACACGTGGCGGTGTGTGTTGGACCTAGCATGAGGAGGTTCATCGTGCGCGCGACGCAGTTGAATCACCCGATCTTCCAGAAGCTTCTGCTTCAAGCGGAAGAAGAATACGGTTTCTGTAACCATGGACCTCTCGCTATTCCTTGCGACGAAGAGCTATTCGAGGAGCTTCTTCGTGTCATGACCCGACCCGAATCCGTTTTCTCTACTTCTCTCGAAGAGTTTCAGAGAAGGTGCCACGTGGACTTCCGAAGTCAGGGTGATGGTAGCGGTAAAAAAGGTGGTGGTCGTGGAGAATCGTGGCCGTTGCTTCATGACGAGTTGATTTACTGA
- the LOC107476589 gene encoding protein SMALL AUXIN UP-REGULATED RNA 51 — translation MGFRKSNKISQSAVLKQILKRCSSLGKKNSHNNGYENNNNDPFPLDVPKGHFAVYVGENRRRYIVPISLLGNPEFQCLLRQAEEEFGFEHDMGLTIPCEEVVFLRSLTTSS, via the coding sequence atggggtttagaaaatcaaacaagatTTCACAAAGTGCGGTCTTGAAGCAAATATTGAAGAGGTGTTCGAGCTTAGGGAAGAAGAATAGTCATAATAATGGatatgaaaataataacaacgATCCTTTTCCTCTTGATGTTCCAAAAGGGCACTTTGCTGTTTATGTTGGTGAGAATAGAAGAAGGTACATTGTTCCGATTTCATTGTTGGGTAATCCGGAATTTCAATGCCTTCTTCGTCAAGCCGAAGAAGAATTCGGGTTTGAACATGACATGGGTCTCACTATTCCTTGCGAAGAAGTTGTTTTTCTCCGCTCCTTAACTACTTCAAGTTGA
- the LOC127745420 gene encoding uncharacterized mitochondrial protein AtMg00810-like, with translation MANLAPTPMVASSKLPANDSSHFEDPKLFRSIAEAFQYLTLTRPDLTFAVSKICQYMHNPTVNHWRVLKRILRYIEGSMDQGLLFTACTDFRLFAFSNTDWGANADDRKSVTGYCVYLGTNLIA, from the coding sequence ATGGCTAATTTAGCCCCAACTCCTATGGTTGCTTCTTCAAAATTGCCAGCTAATGATTCCTCCCATTTTGAAGATCCAAAATTATTTCGTTCTATTGCAGAGGCCTTCCAATACCTGACACTTACTAGGCCAGACCTCACATTTGCTGTTAGCAAGATTTGTCAATATATGCACAATCCCACTGTCAATCATTGGAGAGTACTCAAAAGGATTCTTAGATATATTGAAGGAAGTATGGATCAGGGTCTCTTATTTACAGCATGCACTGACTTTCGATTATTTGCTTTTTCAAATACTGATTGGGGAGCAAATGCTGATGATAGAAAAAGTGTTACTGGATATTGTGTCTATTTAGGAACAAACTTGATTGCATGA
- the LOC107476585 gene encoding transcription initiation factor TFIID subunit 14b, translating to MTNSSSSKKHGQDQPELSGPTPKSHRTKMGKSEDTDKKNLGKKLKDVEISVPIVYGNIAFWLGKKASEYQSHKWTVYVRGASNEDLGAIVKRAVFQLHSSFNNPTRVVESPPFELSEAGWGEFEIVITLHFHSDVCDKPLNLYHHLKLYPEDENSSMSTKKPVVVELYDEIVFPDPSEAFLSRVQNHPAVNVPRLPPGVTLPPPIPVEDASKRRKGDTKDHPLSQWFTNFSEADELLQLAAARQQVQAHIAKLRRQISLIDGQHHQYFKSSSDQ from the exons ATGACCAACAGCTCATCCTCGAAAAAGCACGGTCAAGATCAGCCTGAATTAAGTGGTCCTACCCCCAAATCTCATCGAACCAAAATGGGAAAATCCGAAGACACCGATAAGAAG AACTTAGGTAAGAAGCTCAAAGATGTAGAAATAAGTGTTCCAATAGTGTATGGGAATATTGCATTCTGGCTTGGGAAAAAGGCTAGTGA GTATCAGTCACATAAATGGACTGTGTATGTTCGTGGAGCATCAAATGAGGACCTTGGGGCAATAGTAAAGCGTGCTGTTTTTCAATTGCATTCAAGTTTTAATAATCCCACACGAGTTGTGGAGTCGCCGCCTTTCGAGTTGTCGGAGGCGGGATGGGGTGAAtttgaaattgtgatcacacttcaTTTCCACAGTGATGTTTGTGACAAACCTTTAAACTT ATATCATCACTTGAAATTGTATCCAGAGGATGAAAACAGCTCCATGTCAACAAAGAAGCCTGTTGTCGTGGAGTTATATGATGAGATAGTTTTTCCTGATCCATCGGAGGCTTTTTTGTCCCGTGTGCAAAACCATCCAGCAGTGAACGTGCCGAGATTGCCCCCCGGGGTTACCTTGCCTCCACCAA TACCTGTTGAGGATGCAAGTAAAAGAAGGAAAGGCGATACCAAAGATCATCCCTTAAGCCAATGGTTCACAAATTTCTCAGAAGCAGATGAACTCTTGCAGCTTGCAGCAGCTCGTCAGCAG GTTCAAGCTCATATTGCTAAACTCAGACGACAGATTAGTTTGATAGATGGGCAGCATCATCAATACTTCAAATCTTCTTCTGACCAGTAA